CTGGTGGGGTTGTCCGGCGGCGCCGATTCCATGGTACTGCTCGACGTGTTGCTGCACGTTGCCGATAGTTTGCAGCTTGCTATCCTGGCTGCGCATCTCGATCATGGCATGCGTCCGGAAAGCGCGGACGATGCGGCATTTGTGGCACGTTTCTGCCGGCGGCGAGATGTCCCTTTGACCGTAGGTCACCGGGATGTGCCGGCTTTGGCCAGGCAACATAAACAGGGTCTGGAAGAGGCCGCCCGGGAGGCACGGCGGGAGTTTCTGCAGCAAACCGCCCGGGTTGAGGGCTGTCGTTTTATCGCCCTTGGACATCACCGGAACGATCAGGTTGAAACCTTTCTGCATCGCCTGCTGCGTGGTAGCGGTTTGTCGGGTCTTGCCGGCATGCGGTTGCGTTCCGGCCCTTTCATTCGTCCGCTACTGTCTTTTTCCCGCCAGGACATCCTTGCCTACCTTGACGATCACCAGATTCCCCATGTCGAAGATGCCAGTAATGCGGATACCGTTTTTACCCGCAACCGTTTGCGACATGAGTTGCTGCCTCGGCTGCGTGACTTCAACCCCCGCATTGAAGAACATCTGGCCCGCCTGAGCCGACGTATCGCTGTGGAAGAAGATTATTGGACCGAGCAGGTCGATGCATACCTGGAGTCGTCCTGCGAAGAGGGCGATGATGGGCTGTGGCTGTCCCGGCAGGGGTTAACCGGCCTGCATCCCGCGCTGCGCAGTCGGGTGCTGCGCGGAGCGCTGCTGCGGTTGCGCGGTGATTTGCGCGGCATTGGCGCCAAACACCTGGCATCCCTGGATGATTTGCTGGATGCCCCGCGTTCGGAGGCGGAGGCGCACTTGCCGGGAGTCTGGGCGGCGCGGCGTTATGAACGGTTGTGGCTGCGTACGGCGCCGCCACCGGATCCGACGGACTTTGCTGTTGTGGTGCCGGGGCCGGGGGTGTACGATCTGCCCGGTGGCGGTCGCTTGAGCGTCTCCCTGAACCAGGGGTGTCTCGGGGAAGACCGATGGGCGACAGAGTTCGATGCCGATAAGGTGCCGTTTCCCTTGTTGGTGCGTCCGTTTCGCAAAGGCGACCGCTTCTATCCGTGCGGCGCTCCCGGTCATCGCAAGCTCAAGGATTTTTTTATCGACGCCAAGATCGATCGGGAAATACGGCGTTCGTGGCCTCTGGTTGTGGCGGACGAAATCCTCTGGTTGCCGGGCCTGCGGCGCGGTCACGGACGTTGGCCGCAAACTGTTGGGGGGCGGGTGTTGAGGCTGGTCGCTTCCGGCCTGTCCCGACCCAATCAAAGCTTGTGAAAGTAAAGGGATTATGATAAATTTCGAAAACATTTCAGTGGTTTTGGCCCTATTCTGGCATAGAGAGGGCGTTGCCGCACAAAGTAAGGGGGAACAGTGAATCCGATCTTTAAGAATCTGGCTCTTTGGCTGGTCATTTCC
This DNA window, taken from Syntrophotalea carbinolica DSM 2380, encodes the following:
- the tilS gene encoding tRNA lysidine(34) synthetase TilS, whose translation is MQALFKRILVNDIQVSPGDAILVGLSGGADSMVLLDVLLHVADSLQLAILAAHLDHGMRPESADDAAFVARFCRRRDVPLTVGHRDVPALARQHKQGLEEAAREARREFLQQTARVEGCRFIALGHHRNDQVETFLHRLLRGSGLSGLAGMRLRSGPFIRPLLSFSRQDILAYLDDHQIPHVEDASNADTVFTRNRLRHELLPRLRDFNPRIEEHLARLSRRIAVEEDYWTEQVDAYLESSCEEGDDGLWLSRQGLTGLHPALRSRVLRGALLRLRGDLRGIGAKHLASLDDLLDAPRSEAEAHLPGVWAARRYERLWLRTAPPPDPTDFAVVVPGPGVYDLPGGGRLSVSLNQGCLGEDRWATEFDADKVPFPLLVRPFRKGDRFYPCGAPGHRKLKDFFIDAKIDREIRRSWPLVVADEILWLPGLRRGHGRWPQTVGGRVLRLVASGLSRPNQSL